A stretch of Aureispira sp. CCB-E DNA encodes these proteins:
- a CDS encoding LVIVD repeat-containing protein, producing MYKRNVFFAAVAMLFLMASCVKDDCTRVMTYTKHTPVYKTLEEIRVDPTVEPARDLKNPGKIYLYGNLILINEKGEGVHVIDNANPSSPNKLAFISIPGNIDIAMSGNTLYADNYIDLLAIDVSNIQNARLKKRVPNAFPDYGTDPELGILVAYNSEEVTEEVRCDDHSTMQGNQWGGMQNIDMMANNGVNNAGVSANVGGAGREAIGIGGSMARFGINGQHLYVVDNQDMHIFDISNSEDPTRVNQVTVGMGWGIETIFPYQDKLFIGSNTGMFIYDNSNPQNPTYLSEFIHADVCDPVFVDGNFAYVTLRSGTNCQGFSNQLDVVDITNITNPTLVSSTNMHNPHGLTVNDDKLYLCDGSDGLKVFDVADKNAIGQNQLFHDNSFPAYDAITIPRANAVMVIGKDGFYQYNTANPASLELLSHIPVNK from the coding sequence ATGTACAAAAGAAATGTGTTTTTTGCAGCAGTAGCGATGCTATTTTTAATGGCTAGCTGCGTCAAGGACGACTGCACCAGAGTTATGACATACACTAAACATACACCAGTGTATAAAACTTTGGAAGAAATTCGTGTCGATCCGACCGTAGAACCTGCAAGAGATTTAAAGAATCCTGGAAAAATTTATCTATATGGTAATTTAATTCTGATTAATGAAAAAGGAGAAGGTGTTCATGTCATTGATAATGCCAATCCAAGTTCTCCCAACAAGTTGGCTTTTATTTCTATTCCTGGTAATATAGATATTGCTATGAGTGGAAATACATTGTATGCTGACAACTACATTGATTTATTGGCAATTGATGTGTCTAATATTCAAAATGCTCGTTTGAAAAAGCGTGTGCCGAATGCTTTTCCAGATTATGGAACAGACCCAGAATTGGGGATATTGGTAGCATACAACAGCGAAGAAGTAACAGAAGAAGTTCGTTGTGATGATCATAGTACTATGCAAGGAAATCAATGGGGAGGTATGCAAAATATTGATATGATGGCTAATAATGGAGTCAACAATGCAGGTGTATCGGCTAATGTAGGTGGTGCTGGTCGTGAAGCAATTGGTATTGGTGGGTCGATGGCACGTTTTGGCATCAATGGACAGCATTTGTATGTTGTAGACAACCAAGATATGCATATTTTTGATATTTCTAATTCAGAAGATCCTACTCGTGTAAATCAAGTAACAGTAGGAATGGGTTGGGGTATCGAAACAATTTTCCCTTACCAAGACAAATTGTTTATTGGTAGCAACACAGGAATGTTTATTTATGACAACAGCAATCCACAAAATCCAACTTACCTAAGCGAGTTTATACATGCAGATGTTTGTGATCCTGTTTTTGTTGACGGAAATTTTGCTTATGTAACATTGCGTAGTGGAACAAATTGCCAAGGCTTTAGCAACCAATTGGACGTAGTAGATATTACGAATATCACCAATCCAACACTTGTTAGTTCAACAAACATGCACAATCCTCATGGCTTGACCGTAAATGATGATAAATTGTATTTGTGCGATGGTTCTGATGGATTGAAGGTATTTGATGTTGCTGATAAAAATGCTATTGGGCAAAATCAATTGTTCCATGATAATTCATTCCCAGCATATGACGCTATCACAATTCCTAGAGCAAACGCAGTTATGGTGATTGGAAAAGATGGTTTCTATCAATACAATACAGCGAATCCAGCATCTTTAGAATTGCTTAGTCACATTCCTGTTAACAAATAG
- a CDS encoding LVIVD repeat-containing protein gives MNRMFIFGAALIASSLLIGCNDTNSEDTLSYQSSAEMREQSIELQSAQKLTNPGKIYVKDDMILINEMGKGIHMVYNENPAEPKKVGFIKIPGNIDVAVKGDVIYADNYMDLVALNTKTGEIKRVKNAFKVFEKQRREQLLAMNNGVEPMSGMRATQFQAVSNGTPSSAGNPVGTGGSMARFTIVDNNLYVLDGNNMVVYDITTVDNPKKVNEIAMDFNVETIFPHEGQLFIGGTEGMYIYDNSDPSAPRFLSKFEHAVACDPVVVAGNHAYVTLRSGGPCDRAINQLDVVDISDIKNPTLVKNFQMHNPHGLSVQENTLYLCDGNQGLKVYDVTDKTNILDNLKDADRNIRKAYDVIPNPDNGTLIVVGKDGIFQYDAMDPSNIERISEITIEA, from the coding sequence ATGAATAGAATGTTTATATTTGGAGCAGCATTGATTGCAAGTTCCTTATTAATTGGTTGCAATGACACCAATTCAGAAGATACACTAAGTTATCAATCATCGGCAGAGATGCGTGAGCAATCTATTGAATTGCAATCTGCTCAAAAATTGACCAACCCCGGCAAAATTTATGTCAAAGATGATATGATTTTGATTAATGAAATGGGTAAAGGGATTCATATGGTTTATAATGAAAATCCAGCAGAACCTAAAAAAGTTGGTTTTATTAAAATTCCTGGTAATATTGACGTAGCTGTAAAAGGAGATGTAATTTATGCTGATAATTACATGGACTTAGTTGCTTTAAATACCAAAACTGGTGAAATTAAACGTGTAAAAAATGCTTTTAAAGTATTTGAAAAACAACGTAGAGAACAGCTTTTGGCGATGAACAATGGAGTAGAGCCAATGAGTGGAATGAGAGCAACTCAATTTCAAGCAGTCTCTAATGGAACACCATCAAGCGCTGGAAACCCAGTAGGTACTGGGGGGTCTATGGCGCGTTTTACAATTGTTGATAACAATTTGTATGTTTTGGATGGCAACAATATGGTTGTCTACGATATTACAACGGTTGACAATCCTAAGAAAGTGAACGAAATTGCAATGGATTTTAATGTAGAAACGATTTTCCCACATGAAGGTCAATTGTTTATTGGTGGAACAGAAGGAATGTATATTTATGACAATTCTGATCCTTCGGCTCCTCGCTTCTTGAGTAAGTTTGAGCATGCTGTAGCTTGTGATCCTGTTGTTGTTGCTGGCAACCATGCTTATGTAACTTTGCGTAGTGGAGGTCCTTGTGATCGTGCGATTAATCAGTTGGATGTTGTAGATATTTCTGACATTAAAAACCCAACTTTGGTGAAAAATTTCCAAATGCACAACCCACATGGATTGAGTGTTCAAGAAAATACATTGTATTTGTGTGATGGAAACCAAGGATTAAAAGTGTATGATGTGACAGATAAAACTAATATCTTGGACAATTTGAAAGATGCGGATAGAAATATTCGCAAAGCATACGATGTTATTCCAAATCCTGACAATGGCACTCTTATCGTTGTTGGCAAAGATGGAATCTTCCAATATGATGCAATGGATCCAAGCAATATAGAACGTATTAGCGAAATTACAATAGAAGCTTAA
- a CDS encoding NIF family HAD-type phosphatase, with protein MQKVKRQGFRLERILIVDDSPEKVQNSYGNAIYPTEYTGNSEDDELLHLATYLQTLKNKTNVRTIEKRGWKTEVQQGL; from the coding sequence TTGCAAAAAGTAAAGCGGCAGGGCTTTAGATTGGAGCGTATATTGATTGTAGATGACTCTCCAGAAAAAGTACAAAATAGTTATGGGAATGCAATTTATCCAACTGAATACACAGGCAATAGTGAAGATGATGAACTCTTGCATCTAGCTACTTATTTGCAAACATTAAAAAACAAAACAAATGTTAGAACAATCGAAAAAAGAGGCTGGAAAACAGAAGTGCAGCAAGGGCTTTAG
- a CDS encoding HAD family hydrolase, whose amino-acid sequence MEARNKNKTLLILDLDETLIHARETPLERKEAFKAFHFYVYLRPYLNDFLKQIRDDFLIAVWSSASEDYVQKIVDHIFPKDYPLEFVWGRKRCVYRSKRFSKDYGRYLSDYETPFFI is encoded by the coding sequence ATGGAGGCTAGAAATAAAAACAAAACCTTATTAATATTAGATTTAGATGAAACCTTAATTCATGCTAGAGAAACACCTTTAGAGCGTAAAGAAGCATTTAAAGCATTCCATTTCTATGTTTATTTGCGTCCTTATTTGAATGATTTTTTGAAGCAGATTAGAGATGATTTTTTAATAGCAGTTTGGTCATCTGCTTCGGAGGATTATGTGCAAAAAATCGTTGATCATATTTTTCCTAAAGATTATCCTTTGGAGTTTGTTTGGGGGCGGAAGCGGTGTGTCTACCGATCAAAACGATTTTCCAAAGATTATGGTCGATATTTGTCGGATTATGAAACGCCTTTTTTTATCTAA
- a CDS encoding metallophosphoesterase yields MKNVLYLCLLACIISCNQVDNPTENRVVAPTETKEDTLSTTIVSSFVFVGCNRVNRSDEKNPNATDASTANLAALQRIYDDILELEHQPDLFFFLGDLVLGESTTEKLDNQLEAWVQLFKDTTFSKISESGIELVAVPGNHEMLTYADHGDPEHDEWPLKGATELWMKHMSPFIPLDCEHVTGTDSINNQATFSFVRNNLGFVVMNTDTYNAPTEQAPYGLEGMIPLDWIEKKIKALQADPTIEHVFVLGHKPYYVDGKPQTGHKGFPDGPKLWPLLYQSRVVAMLSAHVHDYNREQPNGDGTYQIIAGNGGSPGPAQFFGYTIINVLSDGTLELESRGFNVGEPYYKAVPEHPMLVRDSTILTWDKNKNPYQLNQ; encoded by the coding sequence ATGAAAAACGTACTCTATTTATGTTTATTAGCTTGTATAATAAGTTGCAATCAAGTAGACAATCCAACTGAAAACCGTGTGGTCGCACCAACAGAGACAAAGGAAGATACATTGTCAACAACCATTGTTTCTAGTTTTGTATTTGTAGGGTGCAATCGAGTAAACCGTTCAGATGAAAAAAATCCCAATGCCACGGATGCGTCAACCGCAAATTTAGCCGCTTTGCAACGAATTTATGATGATATTTTAGAATTAGAACATCAACCAGACTTATTCTTTTTTTTGGGAGACTTAGTTCTAGGCGAATCGACAACAGAAAAGCTAGACAATCAATTGGAAGCTTGGGTTCAGCTGTTTAAGGATACTACATTTAGTAAAATTAGTGAATCAGGTATTGAACTGGTTGCAGTACCTGGCAACCATGAAATGTTAACGTATGCCGATCATGGAGATCCTGAACACGATGAGTGGCCTTTGAAAGGAGCAACAGAGTTATGGATGAAGCATATGAGCCCATTTATACCACTGGATTGTGAGCATGTAACAGGAACGGATAGCATCAATAATCAAGCAACCTTCTCTTTTGTTCGAAATAATTTAGGTTTTGTTGTCATGAATACCGACACCTATAATGCTCCAACTGAGCAAGCTCCATATGGTTTAGAGGGGATGATTCCATTAGATTGGATAGAAAAAAAGATAAAGGCACTCCAAGCAGATCCTACCATTGAACATGTTTTTGTTTTAGGTCACAAGCCTTATTATGTTGATGGCAAACCGCAAACAGGACACAAAGGATTTCCAGATGGACCTAAATTATGGCCTTTGTTATATCAATCGCGTGTGGTTGCGATGTTATCTGCTCATGTACATGATTATAATAGAGAACAACCCAATGGAGATGGAACTTATCAAATTATTGCTGGCAATGGTGGGAGCCCAGGACCAGCTCAATTTTTTGGTTATACCATCATTAATGTCTTAAGTGATGGTACTTTGGAGTTAGAATCGAGGGGATTTAATGTAGGAGAGCCTTATTATAAAGCTGTTCCAGAGCATCCTATGTTGGTACGAGATAGTACAATTCTTACTTGGGATAAAAATAAGAATCCTTATCAATTAAATCAATAA
- a CDS encoding DUF1761 domain-containing protein — protein MGPNFIILPAVALIPLIVGFIWYNPKVMGNAWMQETGMTEEKAQQGNMLVIFGSTYIFSLFLSFALLGAVVHQFGIFQLFASQEGFGEAGSEVMKSFESIMAIVGDRHLTFSHGAFHGLFYGIVVALPILGINALFEQKTWKYIFINVGYWTLSLALMGGVIGQWGYNV, from the coding sequence ATGGGACCTAACTTTATAATTCTCCCGGCAGTTGCTTTAATCCCTCTTATCGTGGGCTTCATATGGTATAATCCTAAAGTAATGGGAAATGCTTGGATGCAAGAAACGGGGATGACAGAGGAAAAAGCACAACAAGGGAATATGTTGGTTATTTTTGGAAGTACGTATATTTTTTCTTTGTTTCTTTCGTTTGCTTTACTAGGAGCGGTTGTGCACCAATTTGGAATTTTTCAGCTATTTGCAAGCCAGGAAGGTTTTGGAGAGGCAGGCTCTGAGGTAATGAAATCATTTGAGAGCATTATGGCTATTGTTGGCGATCGGCACCTAACATTTAGCCATGGAGCTTTTCATGGTCTATTTTATGGGATTGTGGTCGCATTACCTATTTTAGGAATTAATGCCTTGTTTGAGCAAAAAACTTGGAAATATATATTTATCAATGTAGGATACTGGACACTTTCTCTAGCTTTGATGGGAGGTGTCATCGGACAATGGGGCTATAATGTATAG
- a CDS encoding thioredoxin domain-containing protein yields MNYIHLLLFLLSFNIISCAQKHPDKKNATHSEDPPLYTNALIHESSPYLLQHAHNPVNWYPWGTEALEKAKNEHKMLLISIGYAACHWCHVMEHESFEDSTVAQLMNDHFVCIKVDREERPDVDQIYMTACQLINQRGGWPLNAIALPDGKPFFAGTYYPKSDWTKVLKHFIRLYKDSPNKLQEAAQQVTEGLAQSGAVNLNPTPPSYTMDKVSVSFEKWKATIDFKEGGFNRSSNKFPLPSTWNYLLRYAVLDSNSQALEATLTTLDKMALGGIYDQLRGGFARYSTDAIWKAPHFEKMLYDNGQLVALYAQAYQQTKKPLYKKVVYETLEWINQEMTSPEGGFYASLDADSEGEEGKFYVWTAEEIKSILGKEAGLFMDYYNATLAGNWEHKTNILFRKKSTEQIAARYQLSEEAFQKKITHLNSKMLQARNQRIRPGLDDKILTSWNALMLKGYVKAYRAFDEPKFLKAALKNANFLVQKSIQKGYKITRNYKDGKASITGFLDDYAFLISAFIELYQVTFDEQWLQRAKALTDHTLEHFFDEASGMFNYTPDYNANLVARKMEVTDNVIPASNSEMANNLYQLGLYFHNKDYDQKAKQMLANVSANVLDNPGYFSNWANLMLSIIQPPYEVAIMGADYSVKRKELDQYYLPNVLLMGGKEEGSLSLLKDKLISGETTIYVCQNRTCKRPVNQTKAALKLMNIDELQLTN; encoded by the coding sequence ATGAACTATATTCACCTACTTCTTTTTCTCCTAAGTTTTAACATCATCAGTTGTGCCCAAAAACATCCTGACAAAAAAAATGCAACTCATTCAGAAGATCCTCCCTTATACACAAATGCGTTGATTCACGAAAGCAGTCCTTATTTACTGCAACACGCTCACAATCCTGTCAATTGGTATCCTTGGGGTACCGAGGCTTTAGAAAAAGCCAAAAATGAACATAAAATGCTTTTAATTAGTATTGGTTATGCTGCTTGCCATTGGTGTCATGTTATGGAGCATGAGAGTTTTGAAGATTCGACTGTTGCTCAGCTTATGAACGATCATTTTGTGTGTATAAAAGTAGATCGAGAAGAACGTCCCGATGTTGACCAAATTTACATGACTGCCTGTCAGCTAATCAATCAACGTGGAGGTTGGCCACTAAATGCTATTGCATTGCCAGATGGAAAACCATTTTTTGCGGGCACCTACTATCCTAAATCGGATTGGACCAAAGTACTTAAGCACTTTATACGCCTTTACAAAGATAGTCCAAACAAATTGCAAGAAGCTGCTCAACAAGTTACAGAAGGGCTTGCCCAATCGGGGGCGGTCAACCTCAACCCAACTCCTCCTTCTTATACGATGGACAAAGTATCGGTTTCTTTTGAAAAATGGAAAGCAACAATTGATTTTAAAGAGGGTGGTTTTAATAGAAGTAGTAATAAATTTCCGTTGCCTTCTACTTGGAATTACTTACTACGTTACGCAGTGCTTGATAGCAACTCTCAAGCCCTAGAGGCTACGTTAACAACACTAGACAAAATGGCTTTAGGTGGTATTTATGACCAATTGAGGGGCGGTTTTGCCCGTTACTCTACTGATGCTATCTGGAAAGCACCCCATTTTGAAAAAATGCTTTATGACAATGGTCAGTTGGTAGCATTGTATGCTCAAGCCTATCAACAAACTAAAAAACCACTGTATAAAAAAGTCGTTTACGAAACCTTAGAGTGGATTAACCAAGAAATGACAAGTCCCGAAGGTGGTTTTTATGCTTCGTTAGATGCTGATAGCGAGGGGGAAGAAGGGAAATTTTATGTGTGGACAGCCGAAGAAATCAAAAGTATCCTAGGCAAAGAAGCAGGTTTGTTTATGGATTATTATAATGCTACTTTGGCTGGCAATTGGGAACACAAAACCAATATTCTATTCCGCAAAAAAAGTACCGAGCAAATTGCCGCAAGATACCAGTTGAGTGAGGAGGCCTTTCAGAAAAAAATCACCCATCTCAATTCTAAAATGCTTCAAGCTAGAAACCAACGCATTCGTCCTGGGCTAGACGACAAAATTCTGACATCGTGGAATGCTCTAATGCTAAAAGGATATGTAAAAGCCTATCGAGCTTTTGATGAACCTAAATTTTTAAAAGCAGCTCTAAAAAATGCCAATTTTCTTGTACAAAAAAGCATTCAAAAGGGATATAAAATTACCAGAAATTACAAGGATGGAAAAGCTTCAATTACAGGTTTCTTGGATGATTATGCTTTTCTAATTAGTGCTTTTATCGAACTGTACCAAGTGACATTTGACGAACAGTGGTTGCAGCGAGCAAAAGCATTAACTGATCATACTTTAGAGCATTTTTTTGACGAAGCTTCGGGTATGTTTAATTATACTCCAGATTATAATGCCAATTTGGTTGCCCGAAAAATGGAGGTAACAGATAATGTTATTCCTGCTTCTAACTCTGAAATGGCTAATAATTTGTATCAACTAGGTTTGTACTTTCATAATAAAGATTACGATCAAAAAGCAAAGCAAATGCTGGCTAATGTTAGTGCTAATGTATTGGATAACCCTGGGTACTTTTCTAATTGGGCTAATTTAATGTTGTCCATTATTCAACCACCCTATGAGGTAGCTATTATGGGAGCTGACTATTCTGTCAAACGCAAAGAGTTGGATCAATACTATCTCCCCAATGTGCTCTTAATGGGAGGAAAAGAAGAAGGCTCTCTAAGTTTATTAAAAGACAAATTAATCTCTGGAGAAACAACAATTTATGTTTGTCAAAACAGGACATGCAAACGTCCTGTCAACCAAACAAAGGCTGCCTTAAAATTAATGAATATTGATGAATTGCAATTGACAAACTAA